The sequence below is a genomic window from Paenibacillus silvisoli.
ATTGCGCTTTCGTGCGCGCTGCCAAGTATAAAATGGTTGTCTCAACCATATACTAGTAACCAAGCGTCGAGATTGGCTACTCTATCATTTCACATCAAGTCTAGCAAGCTGATCGGAACGGATAATGTGATTCATAGAGAGTTTGCGGGAGGGGAATCTATGAAATTGCCAGGTATGAAAGAAACACCGCTCAAAGTGCCGTACACGGAACCTAACATTACCGGCCTCTTAATTAACCGCATCACGTACCACCTCGACAACATTCCGGCCGATCGCAGGCTGGTTGTCGTATGCGTAGGTACAGACCGTTCCACTGGCGATTCGCTCGGCCCGCTTGTCGGCACTTCGCTCAGCAAGTTCCGCAGTCCGTTCTTCGATTTATATGGCACGCTGGAAGAACCGGTCCATGCAATGAACCTGGACGAAACCTTGATCGACATCAACAAGTATATTCGCAAGCCGTTCATTATCGGCATCGATGCTTGTCTCGGCCAATCCACGAGCGTCGGCTGCATCCAGGTCGGCACAGGACCGGTCCGTCCAGGCGCCGGGGTCAATAAAGATCTCCCGCCCGTTGGCGACATCCATATTACCGGCATTGTGAATGTCG
It includes:
- the yyaC gene encoding spore protease YyaC codes for the protein MKLPGMKETPLKVPYTEPNITGLLINRITYHLDNIPADRRLVVVCVGTDRSTGDSLGPLVGTSLSKFRSPFFDLYGTLEEPVHAMNLDETLIDINKYIRKPFIIGIDACLGQSTSVGCIQVGTGPVRPGAGVNKDLPPVGDIHITGIVNVGGFMEYFVLQNTRLHLVMRMADIISHSLFSSIVKCVRSTSLPAATQD